A stretch of Rhinoderma darwinii isolate aRhiDar2 chromosome 4, aRhiDar2.hap1, whole genome shotgun sequence DNA encodes these proteins:
- the NDUFB5 gene encoding NADH dehydrogenase [ubiquinone] 1 beta subcomplex subunit 5, mitochondrial isoform X1 has protein sequence MAGMSLLRSAAASLVSRLQPVKRGVLVRGALLRSVPPAAAVPVRFGSHGKRLFIVAPSTYYDKRFLKLLKFYVLLTAIPAGIAIALINIFIGPAELVEIPEDYVPDHWEYYQHPITRFFAKRVFKDYQQCYEQEMCLIHVENEKRLLRLYENAARRSMRQNGDGPWYQYETLDKNLIDNSTKSVPDE, from the exons ATGGCGGGCATGAGCCTCCTCCGTTCGGCGGCGGCTTCTCTTGTCAGTCGTCTGCAGCCGGTAAAGCGCGGTGTGCTCGTGAGAGGCGCCCTGCTGAGAAGTGTGCCGCCAGCCGCTGCGG TGCCTGTGCGATTTGGGAGCCATGGAAAGAGGTTGTTTATAGTCGCACCATCTACATACTATGACAAAAGATTTCTCAAGTTATTG AAATTTTACGTGCTACTGACTGCAATACCGGCAGGTATAGCGATTGCGCTCATCAATATTTTCATAG GGCCGGCAGAATTGGTTGAAATTCCAGAGGATTATGTCCCTGACCACTGGGAATACTACCAG catcCGATTACTCGTTTTTTTGCTAAACGAGTGTTCAAAGATTATCAGCAATGCTATGAACAGGAAATGTGTCTAATTCATGTGGAAAACGAGAAACGTTTGCTCCG GCTCTATGAGAATGCAGCACGCCGCTCTATGAGACAGAATGGAGATGGGCCATGGTATCAGTATGAGACTCTGGATAAGAACCTCATTGATAATTCAACTAAGTCAGTCCCTGATGAATAG
- the NDUFB5 gene encoding NADH dehydrogenase [ubiquinone] 1 beta subcomplex subunit 5, mitochondrial isoform X2, whose product MDSTRPLKVSGVPVRFGSHGKRLFIVAPSTYYDKRFLKLLKFYVLLTAIPAGIAIALINIFIGPAELVEIPEDYVPDHWEYYQHPITRFFAKRVFKDYQQCYEQEMCLIHVENEKRLLRLYENAARRSMRQNGDGPWYQYETLDKNLIDNSTKSVPDE is encoded by the exons atggactccacaagacctctgaaggtgtccggag TGCCTGTGCGATTTGGGAGCCATGGAAAGAGGTTGTTTATAGTCGCACCATCTACATACTATGACAAAAGATTTCTCAAGTTATTG AAATTTTACGTGCTACTGACTGCAATACCGGCAGGTATAGCGATTGCGCTCATCAATATTTTCATAG GGCCGGCAGAATTGGTTGAAATTCCAGAGGATTATGTCCCTGACCACTGGGAATACTACCAG catcCGATTACTCGTTTTTTTGCTAAACGAGTGTTCAAAGATTATCAGCAATGCTATGAACAGGAAATGTGTCTAATTCATGTGGAAAACGAGAAACGTTTGCTCCG GCTCTATGAGAATGCAGCACGCCGCTCTATGAGACAGAATGGAGATGGGCCATGGTATCAGTATGAGACTCTGGATAAGAACCTCATTGATAATTCAACTAAGTCAGTCCCTGATGAATAG